In Sebastes fasciatus isolate fSebFas1 chromosome 24, fSebFas1.pri, whole genome shotgun sequence, the following are encoded in one genomic region:
- the LOC141763283 gene encoding uncharacterized protein LOC141763283 produces the protein MESPLRDSSVEIEGWVRLWENPNGIPPADISWLKEDPERGLFTPVQLYKDITGLLKRRRVLKSDRMWFYPPEPPGYVGGALPTPQLFFRSRVFVWRPVGVWRYSRKCPRGDDCAGRGRNVHLYKSGYHTRVRHICDMSSWYSMLTEVLGCGPCIKAARSGEGGTVGRWMAWDPAILSQLSEAHQAMFPAILTSKRGVDKNVVRLLRDRTEGNTMVKVWRQIQENHVEEYLHRKDLYTTLLMTVAEPGGIVSAFSHTFQAPPPQRELPSARLLRHAFLLSEANNVQDYRNQILSTFGTVLKMDSTKKVVKKLSGEGHGSAEWFTSIGNEHSQIVSFVLTCEESTQKLEPMCRGVMERFRLANQSVPKILYVDRGCCRAQGPTSVETLFRPWVDNGMVVRLDIFHWIHRFDAAIRTESHCKYAAFKSALAGAVLAYNRTDLELLIKAVRAKAPATMKSVSDKDVIRLYISREQLKHHVRRVTLGAQETFRLIQQAIEELKGPAGLDETGVSLFKSPEAIDEMWAGQQRHLECIQDPPDMNMYRVARTTTINNVDVPYYKGLRGSNSLEGFHKSLPHMIPGPHCAARPYQVYLISGIARWNSDRSSDAVFGGKGRHHRTYSAPLIDRLNTRCRRLFGEAVEENFRAPADVPSNELLGLEYLFSQSTGQSGTFSLRDLVNDGPDPDEEVVQPGQPDPDPEADEAYQSDVEAHDNVLHAIVPHITLTSEETSTVQPPAFEDACSPNPLPGFQKLEKFCSVLVDIGLTEDKLSLSTEQRNKVLEVWNAVEEHDKQPQQFNQLYRTHWGNTLYCRTKRDDLVDAAVIQRVKMAKRYAPAQQDISAQHNRLMYTLVKLLWLRSPQGSRISPEKATILKAYERIQHRILVEDQVLCKAGIPLPKINIKTVRDFIRCQERLLNLRATKQLTGLITKLTSISSADLPPAPHQPAILAPPDYPLMEYVPTPSTAGTKVLKGRTDMIVPLSRPQPPLPPVLLPPPVRKTPATSTITRPVPSLSASTATAGIAGPSTRPIMPAGLTTSARPAPSIMPAGPTTSTAAAAAHDCRPSSWSRSTQYKRKGKEQPIGLAEKISRVQNFPVCACCGQPTQGHKKYKKKTFCPVKLMSTSKGLDNRVYDSYEHFTSVVDNLE, from the exons ATGGAATCACCTCTGAGAGACTCCTCT GTGGAGATAGAGGGTTGGGTACGTCTGTGGGAAAACCCCAATGGCATCCCACCTGCTGACATTTCCTGGCTCAAAGAGGACCCAGAAAGAGGGCTGTTCACACCCGTTCAACTCTACAAGGACATCACCGGTCTGTTGAAGAGGCGACGGGTGTTGAAATCTGACCGCATGTGGTTTTACCCACCAGAACCTCCTGGCTATGTTGGAGGTGCTCTGCCAACTCCACAGCTCTTTTTTCGGAGCCGCGTCTTTGTGTGGCGCCCCGTTGGAGTGTGGAGGTACTCCCGGAAGTGTCCTCGAGGTGATGACTGTGCTGGTAGAGGACGGAATGTGCACCTCTACAAGTCTGGCTACCACACCCGG GTACGTCACATCTGTGATATGTCCAGCTGGTACTCAATGCTCACAGAGGTCCTGGGCTGTGGGCCATGTATAAAGGCAGCCAGGAGCGGAGAAGGTGGAACGGTGGGCCGGTGGATGGCGTGGGATCCCGCTATTTTATCGCAACTTAGCGAGGCTCATCAAGCTATGTTCCCTGCCATCCTCACCAGCAA GCGTGGCGTGGATAAGAATGTTGTGCGCCTTCTGAGGGACCGGACCGAAGGGAACACAATGGTCAAGGTGTGGCGTCAGATACAGGAGAATCACGTCGAGGAGTACCTTCACCGTAAGGACCTGTACACCACACTCCTCATGACCGTAGCGGAGCCCGGCGGGATCGTCTCTGCATTCAGTCACACATTCCAGGCTCCACCTCCTCAAAGAGAGCTTCCCTCTGCACGGCTCCTGCGCCACGCCTTCCTGCTGTCAGAAGCCAACAATGTGCAGGATTACCGGAACCAGATCCTCTCCACCTTTGGCACTGTGCTGAAAATGGATTCCACCAAGAAA GTGGTGAAGAAGCTGTCTGGGGAGGGTCATGGCTCAGCTGAGTGGTTCACCAGCATCGGGAACGAGCACTCACAAATAGTTTCATTTGTGCTGACCTGTGAGGAGTCCACTCAGAAGCTGGAACCGATGTGCCGTGGAGTCATGGAAAGGTTCCGGCTGGCCAATCAATCTGTCCCCAAGATCTTGTATGTGGACAGGGGATGTTGCCGTGCACAGGGCCCAACATCAGTGGAGACTTTGTTCCGGCCTTGGGTGGACAATGGGATGGTTGTGCGTCTGGACATCTTCCACTGGATCCACCGGTTTGACGCAGCCATACGCACAGAGTCTCACTGCAAGTACGCTGCGTTCAAGTCTGCTCTAGCTGGGGCAGTGCTGGCCTACAACCGCACAGACCTGGAGCTGCTCATCAAGGCAGTCAGAGCCAAGGCTCCGGCAACGATGAAGTCGGTCTCAGACAAAGACGTTATCCGCCTCTACATTTCCAGGGAGCAGCTCAAACACCATGTGCGGAGGGTCACACTTGGGGCTCAGGAAACCTTCCGGCTCATCCAGCAGGCCATCGAGGAGCTGAAAGGTCCCGCCGGGCTGGACGAGACTGGAGTGAGCTTGTTCAAATCACCTG AGGCCATTGATGAGATGTGGGCAGGCCAGCAGAGACACCTGGAGTGCATCCAGGATCCACCAGACATGAATATGTATCGGGTGGCGCGTACCACAACCATCAACAATGTGGACGTGCCCTACTACAAAGGTCTGCGTGGAAGCAACAGCCTGGAAGGATTCCACAAATCTCTGCCGCACATGATTCCGG GTCCCCACTGTGCAGCACGGCCCTATCAGGTTTACCTGATAAGTGGCATTGCACGGTGGAACTCCGACAGGAGCTCAGATGCCGTGTTTGGTGGCAAAGGACGGCACCACAGGACCTACTCTGCCCCGCTGATTGACCGCCTCAACACCCGTTGTCGGCGGCTGTTCGGAGAGGCAGTGGAGGAGAATTTCCGGGCCCCTGCTGATGTCCCTTCCAACGAGCTGCTCGGGTTGGAGTACCTGTTCAGCCAGAGCACGGGTCAATCTGGAACCTTCTCTCTTCGGGACTTGGTCAACGAtggacctgatccagatgaggAGGTGGTTCAGCCTGGGCAGCCCGATCCAGATCCCGAGGCAGACGAGGCGTACCAGAGCGATGTGGAGGCACATGACAACGTGCTGCATGCCATCGTGCCCCACATTACACTCACCAGCGAAGAAACCTCCACTGTTCAACCTCCGGCCTTT GAGGATGCCTGCAGTCCAAACCCTCTTCCTGGCTTTCAGAAGTTGGAAAAGTTCTGCTCTGTGTTGGTGGACATTGGCCTGACAGAGGACAAGCTGTCCCTTTCCACTGAGCAGAGGAACAAGGTCCTGGAAGTCTGGAATGCAGTGGAGGAGCATGACAAGCAGCCGCAGCAGTTCAATCAGCTCTACAGAACACACTGGGGCAACACCCTCTACTGCCGCACAAAGAGGGATGATCTTGTTGATGCTGCTGTGATACAGAGGGTAAAGATGGCCAAGCGCTACGCACCAGCACAACAGGACATCAGTGCTCAGCACAACAGGCTGATGTACACGCTGGTGAAACTGTTGTGGTTGCGCTCACCTCAAGGGTCTCGCATCAGTCCTGAAAAGGCTACCATATTGAAGGCCTACGAGAGAATCCAGCATCGGATTTTGGTGGAGGATCAAGTCCTGTGCAAAGCAGGCATTCCTCTGCCAAAAATCAACATCAAGACAGTGCGGGACTTCATCCGTTGTCAAGAGCGCCTCCTCAACCTGCGTGCCACAAAACAGCTCACCGGCCTCATCACAAAGCTCACCTCCATCTCATCTGCAGACCTCCCTCCAGCACCACACCAGCCAGCCATCCTCGCTCCACCAGACTACCCTCTGATGGAGTATGTGCCCACACCCAGCACGGCAGGGACAAAGGTGTTAAAGGGAAGGACGGACATGATCGTGCCACTCTCCCGGCCTCAACCGCCACTGCCACCTGTGCTGTTGCCACCGCCGGTCAGAAAAACCCCTGCCACCTCTACCATTACCAGACCTGTGCCCTCCCTCTCTGCATCCACAGCAACCGCAGGCATTGCTGGCCCATCCACACGGCCCATAATGCCTGCTGGTCTGACGACATCAGCTCGTCCAGCTCCGTCAATAATGCCCGCTGGTCCGACTACatcaactgctgctgctgctgcacatgaCTGCCGTCCTTCATCCTGGTCGAGATCTACGCAGTACAAGCGTAAGGGGAAGGAGCAGCCCATAGGACTAGCAGAGAAAATATCACGGGTGCAAAATTTCCCTGTCTGTGCATGCTGTGGCCAACCAACACAGGGacataaaaagtacaaaaaaaaaactttctgccCTGTAAAACTGATGTCCACATCG
- the LOC141763285 gene encoding uncharacterized protein LOC141763285, with protein sequence MATPVIRINNPDAPKDRQQAVVIATKEARCYREKKLVFSNPPQELLNQTTALAHAERLLRAEGIPAPSRQQCLGKLVLPFGQYLNAPFYWLVANDVGYMKYMLDKHREEVTNPQRKGQLGNQWVKDHLTEYAESFPQVSALLEANIDRCIYGQRGFEHHTFQEMWELYSQYHTQKDRPEQFSAEQREVMKKAYSSVRRWQNTPVTHILSVQMKRFKKYIKKKEEQQLQASTSQQASTSQQASTSQFDPSSWPGDDAELVAASQAVEVKVTIRCPTEAARGRCPAAQAARGRRPAEAARGRCPAAQAVRGNCQAHRDPVHHQGS encoded by the exons ATGGCGACCCCAGTCATCCGGATCAACAACCCAGATGCCCCCAAGGATCGCCAACAGGCTGTGGTGATCGCGACCAAAGAGGCCCGGTGCTATCGGGAGAAGAAGCTGGTGTTCTCCAACCCTCCACAGGAGCTGCTCAACCAGACCACCGCCTTGGCACACGCAGAGAGGCTCCTTCGAGCAGAGGGCATCCCCGCGCCATCGCGTCAGCAGTGCCTCGGAAAGCTGGTGTTGCCGTTCGGCCAGTATCTGAATGCCCCATTTTACTGGCTTGTGGCAAATGATGTGGGCTACATGAAGTA CATGCTTGACAAGCACAGGGAAGAGGTGACAAACCCACAAAGAAAGGGACAGTTGGGGAACCAGTGGGTGAAAGACCACCTCACTGAATATGCAGAGAGCTTCCCACAAGTCTCCGCTCTCCTCGAGGCCAACATCGACAGGTGTATCTACGGCCAGAGAGGATTTGAGCATCACACCTTTCAGGAGATGTGGGAACTCTACAGCCAGTACCACACCCAGAAGGACAGGCCTGAGCAATTCAGTGCTGAGCAGAGGGAGGTGATGAAGAAGGCCTACAGCTCTGTGAGGAGGTGGCAGAACACACCGGTCACCCACATCTTGAGTGTGCAGATGAAGCGCTTcaagaaatatataaagaagaaggaggagcaA CAACTGCAGGCAAGCACCTCCCAGCAGGCAAGCACCTCCCAGCAGGCAAGCACCTCCCAGTTCGACCCCTCATCATGGCCAGGCGATGACGCTGAACTGGTAGCCGCAAGCCAGGCAGTTGAAGTTAA AGTCACCATCCGGTGTCCGACCGAAGCGGCCCGAGGCCGCTGTCCAGCAGCCCAAGCTGCCCGAGGCCGCCGTCCGGCCGAAGCTGCCCGAGGCCGCTGTCCAGCAGCCCAAGCAGTCCGAGGCAACTGTCAGGCCCACAGAGACCCCGTCCACCACCAAGGGTCATGA